In a genomic window of Vulpes lagopus strain Blue_001 chromosome 13, ASM1834538v1, whole genome shotgun sequence:
- the LOC121474713 gene encoding protein CDV3 homolog isoform X2: MAETEERSLDNFFAKRDKKKKKERSSRAASAAGAAGGAGGSSGAAGAAGGGAGAGARPGDGGTAGAGATGPGAAAKAATKDEDEWKEFEQKEVDYSGLRVQAMQISEKEEDDNEKREDPGDNWEEGGGGGGGVEKSSGPWNKTAPVQAPPAAVIVTETPEPAMTSGVYRPPGARLTTTRKTPQGPPEIYSDTQFPSLQSTAKHVESRKY, from the exons ATGGCCGAGACGGAGGAGCGGAGCCTAGACAACTTCTTCGCCAAGAGggacaagaagaagaagaaggagcgGAGCAGCCGGGCGGCgagcgcggcgggcgcggcgggcggcgccgGCGGGAGCAGCggagcggcgggcgcggcgggcggcggggcgggcgcgggggcccggCCGGGCGACGGCGGcaccgcgggggcgggggccacgggccccggggccgccgccaAGGCCGCGACTAAGGATGAAGATGAGTGGAAAGAATTTGAGCAAAAAGAGGTTGATTACAGCGGCCTCCGAGTTCAGGCGATGCAAATAAgtgaaaaggaagaagatgataatgagaaaagagaagatcCCGGTGATAACTGGGAAGAAGGTGGAGGTGGCGGTGGTGGTGTAGAAAAGTCATCAGGTCCCTGGAATAAAACAGCTCCAGTACAAGCACCTCCTGCTGCAGTAATTGTTACAGAAACCCCAGAACCGGCAATGACTAGTGGTGTGTATAGGCCTCCTGGAGCCAGGTTGACCACAACAAGGAAAACACCACAAGGACCACCAGAAATCTACAGTGATACACAGTTCCCATCCCTGCAGTCCACTGCCAAGCATGTAGAAAGCCGGAa ATACTGA
- the LOC121474713 gene encoding protein CDV3 homolog isoform X3, which translates to MAETEERSLDNFFAKRDKKKKKERSSRAASAAGAAGGAGGSSGAAGAAGGGAGAGARPGDGGTAGAGATGPGAAAKAATKDEDEWKEFEQKEVDYSGLRVQAMQISEKEEDDNEKREDPGDNWEEGGGGGGGVEKSSGPWNKTAPVQAPPAAVIVTETPEPAMTSGVYRPPGARLTTTRKTPQGPPEIYSDTQFPSLQSTAKHVESRK; encoded by the exons ATGGCCGAGACGGAGGAGCGGAGCCTAGACAACTTCTTCGCCAAGAGggacaagaagaagaagaaggagcgGAGCAGCCGGGCGGCgagcgcggcgggcgcggcgggcggcgccgGCGGGAGCAGCggagcggcgggcgcggcgggcggcggggcgggcgcgggggcccggCCGGGCGACGGCGGcaccgcgggggcgggggccacgggccccggggccgccgccaAGGCCGCGACTAAGGATGAAGATGAGTGGAAAGAATTTGAGCAAAAAGAGGTTGATTACAGCGGCCTCCGAGTTCAGGCGATGCAAATAAgtgaaaaggaagaagatgataatgagaaaagagaagatcCCGGTGATAACTGGGAAGAAGGTGGAGGTGGCGGTGGTGGTGTAGAAAAGTCATCAGGTCCCTGGAATAAAACAGCTCCAGTACAAGCACCTCCTGCTGCAGTAATTGTTACAGAAACCCCAGAACCGGCAATGACTAGTGGTGTGTATAGGCCTCCTGGAGCCAGGTTGACCACAACAAGGAAAACACCACAAGGACCACCAGAAATCTACAGTGATACACAGTTCCCATCCCTGCAGTCCACTGCCAAGCATGTAGAAAGCCGGAa GTAA
- the LOC121474713 gene encoding protein CDV3 homolog isoform X1 — protein MAETEERSLDNFFAKRDKKKKKERSSRAASAAGAAGGAGGSSGAAGAAGGGAGAGARPGDGGTAGAGATGPGAAAKAATKDEDEWKEFEQKEVDYSGLRVQAMQISEKEEDDNEKREDPGDNWEEGGGGGGGVEKSSGPWNKTAPVQAPPAAVIVTETPEPAMTSGVYRPPGARLTTTRKTPQGPPEIYSDTQFPSLQSTAKHVESRKDKEMEKSFEVVRHKTRGN, from the exons ATGGCCGAGACGGAGGAGCGGAGCCTAGACAACTTCTTCGCCAAGAGggacaagaagaagaagaaggagcgGAGCAGCCGGGCGGCgagcgcggcgggcgcggcgggcggcgccgGCGGGAGCAGCggagcggcgggcgcggcgggcggcggggcgggcgcgggggcccggCCGGGCGACGGCGGcaccgcgggggcgggggccacgggccccggggccgccgccaAGGCCGCGACTAAGGATGAAGATGAGTGGAAAGAATTTGAGCAAAAAGAGGTTGATTACAGCGGCCTCCGAGTTCAGGCGATGCAAATAAgtgaaaaggaagaagatgataatgagaaaagagaagatcCCGGTGATAACTGGGAAGAAGGTGGAGGTGGCGGTGGTGGTGTAGAAAAGTCATCAGGTCCCTGGAATAAAACAGCTCCAGTACAAGCACCTCCTGCTGCAGTAATTGTTACAGAAACCCCAGAACCGGCAATGACTAGTGGTGTGTATAGGCCTCCTGGAGCCAGGTTGACCACAACAAGGAAAACACCACAAGGACCACCAGAAATCTACAGTGATACACAGTTCCCATCCCTGCAGTCCACTGCCAAGCATGTAGAAAGCCGGAaggataaagaaatggagaagagcTTTGAAGTAGTAAGACACAAAACTAGAG GTAACTAG